The following proteins are co-located in the Microcystis wesenbergii NRERC-220 genome:
- a CDS encoding class I SAM-dependent methyltransferase, with product MSNDYQRQVIDFYALRHDYDNDFTQARALKLVNYLYLQKNQSVLDVATGTGFIAVATRSLRETAIAPKVKSVIGVDFTPEMIARAEKKLEELNIENIDLINADIAAIDFAESSFDLITCSLAIALFPDIPQVLAKWYQWLKKGGSVAFSCNNLESHFLPLISGVCRKHSGFELPNLHTPIATPEKCHQLLENAGFTNISVNVEQLGRYLPLETAKNFWYGQYFYPQHNPFDRLSAAEIATLVNNYRREIEKNATDQGVWQDATTFFVTASKS from the coding sequence ATGAGCAACGATTATCAGCGTCAAGTGATTGATTTTTATGCCCTTCGTCACGATTACGATAACGATTTTACACAAGCTCGCGCCCTTAAATTAGTAAATTATCTCTATTTACAAAAAAACCAATCTGTGCTAGACGTGGCAACGGGAACGGGATTTATTGCGGTCGCAACGCGCTCGCTACGCGAGACCGCAATTGCCCCAAAAGTAAAAAGTGTCATCGGGGTTGATTTCACGCCGGAAATGATTGCCAGAGCCGAAAAAAAGCTAGAAGAATTAAATATCGAGAATATTGACCTAATTAACGCCGATATAGCTGCCATTGACTTTGCCGAGTCTAGTTTCGATCTGATTACCTGTTCTCTGGCGATTGCACTTTTCCCCGATATCCCGCAAGTGCTGGCAAAATGGTATCAATGGTTAAAAAAAGGCGGTTCGGTCGCTTTTTCCTGTAATAATTTAGAATCCCACTTCCTACCCTTGATCAGTGGTGTTTGTCGCAAACATAGTGGTTTTGAGTTGCCTAATCTGCATACTCCCATCGCCACCCCAGAAAAATGCCATCAATTGCTGGAAAATGCGGGATTTACCAATATATCGGTCAATGTCGAGCAATTAGGTCGATATTTGCCCCTAGAAACCGCCAAAAACTTCTGGTATGGGCAGTATTTTTATCCTCAGCATAACCCTTTTGACCGCCTATCGGCTGCCGAAATTGCGACTCTAGTGAACAATTATCGCCGAGAAATCGAGAAAAATGCCACCGATCAGGGAGTATGGCAAGATGCAACCACTTTTTTTGTCACTGCTAGTAAAAGTTAG
- a CDS encoding FUSC family protein, which produces MLLQRFTFLLRPSGDIEIERGIRTLLAIAVPIIVGDILDRSKLGLMVGLAAQTLILADAGGLYCLRAKTLVATTIGMALALIIGTLASAWLGLTVVIVFFGLFLAGYLTVYGENGALAGLVISLLLLFAVSLPSGDIVVALQRAGIVVLGGGWTIFLALFIWPFRPNQPLRQVTAENFQGIATYLRSLPLHSRSNANEEPYFDKIRQLLLRSRKTVTLTRRGRWGKSELRELLIVLIEDSDRINTSLIALRELLHLHPLPQLTTVAILLEDILVQVAEICEDIAWLILGRNKQPDCERLQLLLKAIEQQKNLQAKVLENAQDDYSSYVAISQLNNRLKKLSKQLKIASETAQHLRQSENFSDKKNLWQRNFEGIEQEYSQEKAWWEPLKSNFNLESPLFRHGLRLGLGSALGVLIYHKLGITHSFWIGLTLVIVLKPDFSLTFQRFFNRVFGTILGSFFVLALLRIIDNPIWLEIIGLISIAIALTLVRFHYSLAVFFITIFALIISRLDASNAGINLEYIRIVYTLIGSALAFVLSFGFLRFNEDERFSLAAIKALEANQIYFQSVMAVYLGESSYQTAILSSHRNKARRANTTMQTALQRLIDDPSTPFPQMEPAITLSNYIPRFGRGVTVLLTELEQYRGSPPHPNLSLFTQQITQALTQLTQALQTNNLPLPLPPLEDTLEEVLDHLQELREERLVEIGNQQEGTNLQKYLGDYNIVTTELVELSSRVGVMNTAIDRFIRS; this is translated from the coding sequence ATGCTACTTCAGCGATTTACTTTTTTATTGCGTCCTAGTGGCGATATCGAGATCGAGCGGGGGATTCGGACTTTATTAGCGATCGCAGTACCGATTATTGTCGGTGATATTTTAGATCGGTCAAAATTGGGGTTAATGGTCGGTTTAGCGGCTCAAACCTTGATTTTAGCCGATGCGGGGGGACTTTACTGCCTGAGAGCGAAAACCCTAGTCGCTACGACTATTGGGATGGCTCTAGCTTTGATTATCGGCACATTAGCCAGTGCTTGGCTAGGATTGACCGTAGTGATAGTTTTTTTCGGGTTGTTTCTAGCGGGTTATTTGACGGTTTACGGGGAAAATGGGGCGTTAGCTGGGTTAGTAATTAGTTTATTGCTGCTTTTTGCTGTTTCTTTGCCATCGGGAGATATTGTCGTCGCTTTACAACGGGCCGGAATCGTTGTGTTGGGAGGGGGATGGACAATTTTTTTAGCCCTGTTTATCTGGCCTTTTCGCCCTAATCAGCCTTTACGTCAGGTAACGGCGGAAAATTTTCAGGGTATCGCCACTTATCTCCGCTCTTTGCCCTTGCACTCTCGTTCTAATGCTAATGAGGAGCCATATTTTGACAAAATCCGGCAACTGTTGCTCCGTTCGAGGAAAACTGTCACCTTGACGCGTCGGGGACGTTGGGGAAAAAGTGAGCTGCGGGAATTGTTAATCGTCTTGATCGAAGATAGCGATCGCATTAATACCAGCTTAATCGCGCTGCGAGAATTGCTTCATCTTCATCCCTTGCCACAACTGACCACGGTGGCTATTTTATTAGAAGATATTCTCGTGCAAGTGGCGGAAATTTGCGAAGATATTGCCTGGTTAATTTTGGGTAGAAATAAACAACCGGATTGTGAGCGCTTGCAGCTATTACTCAAGGCGATCGAGCAACAAAAAAACCTGCAAGCTAAAGTTTTAGAAAATGCCCAGGATGATTATAGCAGTTATGTGGCAATTTCCCAATTAAATAATCGTTTAAAAAAACTATCTAAACAGCTAAAAATAGCCAGTGAAACAGCGCAACATTTGCGGCAAAGCGAGAACTTTTCCGATAAAAAAAACCTCTGGCAGCGGAACTTTGAAGGGATAGAACAAGAGTACAGTCAAGAAAAAGCTTGGTGGGAACCATTAAAATCTAATTTTAATCTAGAATCGCCCCTATTTCGCCATGGTTTACGCTTGGGTTTGGGAAGTGCCCTAGGAGTGTTGATTTACCATAAGCTAGGAATTACCCATAGTTTTTGGATTGGTTTAACCTTAGTTATTGTGTTAAAACCAGATTTTAGCTTGACTTTTCAACGCTTTTTTAATCGGGTGTTTGGCACGATTTTAGGCTCGTTTTTTGTTTTGGCATTGTTGCGAATTATAGATAATCCGATCTGGTTAGAAATTATTGGGTTGATTTCTATAGCGATCGCTTTAACTTTGGTGCGATTTCACTATAGTTTAGCCGTATTTTTTATCACAATTTTTGCTTTAATTATCAGTCGTCTCGATGCCAGCAATGCCGGGATTAATTTAGAGTATATCAGAATAGTTTATACTTTAATCGGTAGTGCTTTAGCCTTTGTACTTTCCTTCGGTTTTTTACGGTTTAATGAAGATGAACGTTTTTCCCTCGCTGCCATTAAAGCATTAGAAGCTAATCAAATATATTTTCAGTCAGTTATGGCAGTTTATTTAGGAGAATCATCCTATCAAACTGCAATTTTATCTTCCCATCGCAATAAAGCTCGAAGAGCAAATACAACTATGCAAACAGCCCTACAAAGATTAATTGATGATCCTAGCACACCCTTTCCACAAATGGAACCGGCAATCACTTTAAGTAATTATATTCCTCGTTTTGGTCGCGGGGTGACAGTTTTATTGACGGAATTGGAACAATATCGCGGTAGTCCTCCCCATCCCAATCTCAGTCTGTTCACGCAACAAATAACCCAAGCTTTGACTCAATTAACCCAAGCTTTGCAAACAAATAATCTTCCTCTTCCCTTACCTCCCCTCGAAGATACTTTAGAAGAAGTCCTTGATCATTTGCAAGAATTGCGAGAGGAAAGGTTAGTAGAAATTGGCAATCAACAAGAGGGAACTAATCTCCAGAAATATTTAGGGGATTATAATATTGTCACCACGGAACTTGTGGAATTATCCAGTCGTGTTGGGGTAATGAACACAGCAATCGATCGTTTTATTAGAAGTTAA
- a CDS encoding flotillin family protein, with translation MEIIAVLLGVFGLGTGAGLLVIRNYYHICQPSEVLIFAGSRRPTATGKTIGYRLVKGGSSIRLPMLEQVYRMDLTNMIIDLRVVNAYSKGGVPLIVTGVANIKIAGEEPIIHNAIERLLGKKRKEIEQLAKETLEGNLRGVLANLTPEQANSDQIAFAKSLLEEAEQDLEKLGLVLDSLQIQNISDEVRYLDSIGRKQKAELQRDARIAEAKARKTSIIKASENQRLTALRRIQKDLEIAKADAEKRVRDTQTKRGAMIAEVESVVMSDLAKVQAEVAVQTARIKQVKQQLQADVIAPAAAECQQAIAKARGEAAKIIEQGKAQAEGTKKLAASWQGAGNNAKNIFLYQKLELLLKLMVASVPEVQVQTVTVVDGGDGNLVPKMTAFAEQLRQATGVDLVQMANRLAQTEPSVKGKDTNFDFKQLPS, from the coding sequence ATGGAAATTATCGCTGTTTTACTGGGAGTTTTCGGTTTAGGGACAGGTGCGGGTTTATTAGTCATCCGTAACTATTACCATATCTGTCAACCGAGTGAAGTTTTAATTTTTGCCGGTAGTCGTCGTCCCACGGCCACGGGCAAAACCATCGGTTATCGTTTGGTAAAAGGGGGCAGCAGTATTCGTTTACCTATGCTAGAACAAGTGTATCGAATGGACTTGACCAACATGATCATCGATCTCAGGGTGGTTAATGCCTATTCTAAGGGCGGTGTGCCTTTGATCGTCACCGGGGTGGCGAATATTAAAATTGCCGGGGAGGAACCGATTATTCATAATGCGATCGAGCGTTTATTGGGCAAGAAACGCAAGGAAATCGAACAATTAGCTAAAGAAACCCTCGAGGGCAATTTGCGCGGTGTCTTGGCGAATTTAACCCCAGAACAAGCGAACTCCGATCAGATCGCTTTTGCTAAAAGTCTCCTGGAAGAAGCGGAACAGGATCTGGAAAAATTGGGTTTAGTTTTGGATAGTTTGCAGATCCAGAATATCTCCGATGAGGTGCGTTATCTCGATTCGATCGGACGGAAGCAAAAAGCCGAATTACAGAGAGATGCCCGGATAGCAGAAGCAAAAGCCCGAAAAACATCGATTATCAAGGCTTCCGAGAATCAACGTCTAACCGCTTTGCGTCGTATCCAAAAAGATTTAGAAATAGCCAAAGCTGACGCAGAAAAACGGGTGCGCGACACTCAAACTAAGCGCGGCGCCATGATTGCTGAGGTAGAATCGGTGGTTATGTCGGATTTAGCTAAAGTACAGGCAGAAGTGGCGGTACAAACTGCCCGAATTAAGCAGGTGAAACAGCAATTACAAGCAGATGTGATCGCCCCTGCGGCGGCGGAATGTCAACAAGCGATCGCAAAAGCCCGGGGGGAAGCGGCCAAAATTATCGAACAGGGGAAAGCGCAAGCGGAAGGAACCAAAAAACTGGCAGCTTCTTGGCAAGGGGCGGGAAATAACGCTAAAAACATCTTTTTATATCAAAAATTGGAGTTATTGCTTAAATTAATGGTCGCTAGTGTGCCAGAAGTGCAGGTGCAAACGGTGACGGTAGTGGACGGGGGTGATGGTAATCTTGTCCCGAAAATGACTGCCTTTGCCGAACAATTGCGTCAAGCTACCGGGGTGGATCTGGTACAAATGGCTAATCGCCTAGCACAAACCGAGCCATCTGTCAAGGGTAAAGACACAAATTTTGATTTTAAACAATTGCCCTCCTGA
- the leuD gene encoding 3-isopropylmalate dehydratase small subunit, whose amino-acid sequence MSQVKTISGRALPLRGNDIDTDRIIPARFLRCITFEGLGEQVFADDRAALQGSHPFDLPQYQGAKILVVNGNFGCGSSREHAPQAILRWGIEAIIGESFAEIFFGNCIANGVPCVTAEAKTIAHLQDLIAANPEIPVDLSLTTMTVQWGDFVATVSMNEGSRQMLIEGGWDTCGQLLQNLDLIQSTAQKLPYLSFV is encoded by the coding sequence ATGAGTCAAGTTAAAACCATCTCCGGACGAGCTTTACCCTTGCGAGGCAACGATATTGACACCGATCGCATTATTCCGGCTCGTTTTTTGCGTTGTATCACCTTTGAAGGTTTAGGAGAACAAGTGTTCGCCGATGATCGAGCGGCTTTACAGGGAAGTCATCCTTTCGATCTACCCCAGTACCAAGGGGCGAAAATTTTGGTAGTCAATGGTAATTTTGGTTGCGGTTCTTCTCGGGAACACGCACCGCAAGCGATTTTACGTTGGGGAATTGAAGCAATTATCGGGGAAAGTTTCGCCGAAATATTTTTTGGCAATTGTATCGCTAATGGGGTTCCCTGTGTCACTGCTGAGGCAAAAACTATCGCCCATTTACAGGATTTAATTGCAGCTAATCCCGAAATTCCCGTCGATCTTTCCTTGACAACCATGACAGTGCAATGGGGGGATTTTGTCGCTACCGTGTCTATGAATGAAGGTTCCCGACAGATGTTAATAGAAGGGGGTTGGGATACCTGCGGACAGCTTTTACAAAATCTCGATCTGATTCAATCTACCGCCCAAAAGTTACCTTATTTAAGTTTCGTCTAG
- a CDS encoding AAA family ATPase, producing the protein MKLLSIKLCNFRQFYGKTPEIHLAASSRNTTVIYGNNGAGKTTILNACTWVLYEKFTAAFAEPELLVNKRAITEVTTGTSIECSAEVNFEHENKRYQVKRKFFAYQDVNSKIKYGSNSLYMLYAGDDGNWYTPNQPAEDIINQILPESLHRYFFFDGEYIDHQFRSSSQGKIAEDTKELLGVKVLDRAIEHLKKAKKSLQDELKDLGESDLKKLLKQESKIEQDFEKLKQRQQDIINQLSQQEELKKAVTNRLLELSGAEELKQLKEKLEQQERNLRQDLVRTKDKLKKLISQQAYQVFLKEINQNFQQLIDRLRQQGELPSGIKQQFVQQLLERKKCICGQELQENSQAYLQVQDWMNKAGMADVEEAAIRLSSTVKEIDKRVLDFWQEVDSYQANIHQWRLELSLVESELDEVRDKFRHYPDEDIKNLQSRLDAIEDSLKDLRLEQGSNKNQLDIYQKELESLQKQVQKQQQKEEKYNLGQRRILATQEAINRISEVRQRLENQFRLSLEKRVQEIFNSISFTPYIPRISPDYEVRLLENTTGFAIPVAASTGENQILSLSFIGGIIDRVREWSQKNTLMGIDSSTFPLVMDSPFGSLDHIYRRQVAIAIPKLANQLVVLVTKTQWRGEVETEISPYIGKEYVLVYNSPKADCQEDLINLHGVDYSLVKRSPNNFEYTEIIEVNRFSS; encoded by the coding sequence ATGAAACTACTATCAATAAAGTTATGTAATTTTCGACAATTTTATGGTAAGACTCCTGAGATACATTTAGCAGCAAGTTCTCGCAATACGACGGTAATTTATGGCAATAATGGGGCGGGAAAAACAACAATTTTAAATGCTTGTACTTGGGTACTGTATGAAAAATTTACGGCAGCTTTTGCCGAACCGGAGTTATTAGTTAATAAACGGGCAATTACCGAAGTAACCACGGGGACCTCCATAGAATGTTCCGCAGAAGTAAACTTTGAACATGAAAATAAACGCTATCAGGTAAAACGAAAATTTTTCGCCTACCAAGATGTAAATAGTAAAATTAAATACGGTTCAAATAGTTTATATATGCTCTACGCTGGTGATGATGGCAATTGGTACACACCCAATCAACCAGCGGAGGATATTATTAATCAAATTTTACCCGAAAGTTTACACCGTTATTTCTTTTTTGATGGCGAATATATCGATCATCAATTTCGCAGTAGTAGCCAAGGTAAAATCGCCGAGGATACAAAAGAATTATTGGGAGTTAAAGTATTAGATCGAGCGATCGAGCATTTAAAAAAAGCTAAGAAATCTTTACAAGATGAGCTTAAAGATTTAGGAGAATCGGATTTAAAAAAGTTATTGAAACAGGAAAGTAAAATCGAGCAGGATTTCGAGAAATTAAAACAGCGTCAGCAGGATATTATTAACCAGTTATCCCAGCAGGAAGAATTAAAAAAAGCCGTTACTAATCGCTTATTAGAGTTAAGTGGTGCCGAGGAATTAAAACAGTTAAAAGAAAAATTAGAACAACAGGAAAGAAATCTGCGGCAAGATTTAGTCAGAACTAAAGATAAGTTAAAGAAATTAATTTCCCAGCAAGCTTATCAAGTATTTTTAAAAGAAATTAATCAAAATTTTCAGCAATTAATTGATCGCCTAAGACAACAAGGGGAATTACCCAGTGGTATCAAACAGCAATTTGTCCAACAATTATTAGAGCGGAAAAAATGTATTTGTGGTCAGGAATTACAGGAAAATAGCCAAGCTTATTTACAGGTACAAGATTGGATGAATAAAGCAGGAATGGCCGATGTAGAAGAAGCAGCTATTCGCTTATCTTCCACAGTCAAAGAAATAGATAAACGAGTCTTAGATTTTTGGCAAGAAGTGGATAGTTATCAAGCTAATATTCACCAGTGGCGCTTAGAATTATCTTTGGTAGAATCAGAATTAGATGAAGTTCGGGATAAATTTCGCCATTATCCCGATGAAGATATTAAAAATCTGCAATCTCGCTTAGATGCGATCGAGGATTCCCTAAAAGATTTACGCTTGGAACAGGGTAGCAATAAAAATCAACTAGATATCTACCAAAAAGAGTTAGAATCCCTGCAAAAACAGGTACAGAAACAGCAACAAAAAGAGGAAAAATATAATTTAGGACAACGACGTATTTTAGCGACTCAAGAGGCAATTAATCGCATTAGTGAGGTAAGACAGAGATTAGAAAATCAGTTTCGTTTGTCCTTAGAAAAACGGGTACAGGAAATCTTTAACTCAATTTCTTTTACTCCCTATATTCCCCGTATTAGTCCCGATTACGAGGTAAGATTATTAGAAAATACCACAGGATTTGCCATTCCCGTGGCAGCTTCCACCGGAGAAAATCAGATTCTTAGTTTATCTTTTATCGGGGGAATTATCGATCGAGTGCGAGAATGGAGTCAGAAAAATACTTTGATGGGAATTGATAGCAGCACTTTTCCTCTGGTGATGGATTCCCCTTTTGGTAGTCTTGATCATATCTATCGTCGGCAAGTTGCGATCGCTATTCCTAAATTAGCCAATCAGTTAGTTGTTTTAGTGACAAAAACTCAATGGAGAGGAGAAGTAGAAACCGAGATTTCTCCCTATATTGGTAAAGAATATGTGTTAGTTTATAATTCTCCGAAAGCGGATTGTCAAGAGGATTTAATTAATCTTCATGGTGTTGATTATTCTCTAGTGAAACGCAGTCCTAATAATTTTGAATATACAGAAATTATCGAAGTTAATCGATTTTCCTCTTGA
- a CDS encoding Ig-like domain-containing protein, producing MKRLAWFDRLVLATILALIAGISSILIQGNQVPTRGENFSWQGRKIGVRDNYFTLSFNRPIDRSDIETSLVIDPPLPGKISWAGDRLTYTLTELPIYGKKYQVKLPIAQGEDFIGEFYSHDRAFAYIGVNQEERGRLIVCNIIQGANNVTELKKTILTPGDLVVTDFQMYPRGERILFSAFDRSDLGRDTPKQQLYTITTGLNHDENGQNLPIGRIERFLDAKTYQNLRFNLSDNGKTLIVQRINHGNPGDASLWVISDDGQSRPLGMQGDNFLLSPDGKKAVVSQTGGVAVIPLDVQAGKPQFLPTYEKILAFSRDGRQKLIVKSEPDNQRSLFLLNDQGESRLLLRTANPIISCEFEPRQEKTLYCLKSDLVMGSDGKVKEEPFLGIIDLETGKMTPLLALPNYRDVQMSMSPDGVALLFDQLVTIPFGVGNDLVTGEGSSIADGRLWLLPLPDQFSPNSTPKILPQELNAGFKPRWLP from the coding sequence ATGAAAAGATTAGCTTGGTTCGATCGCTTAGTGTTAGCAACTATTTTGGCCTTAATTGCTGGGATATCGTCGATTTTGATCCAGGGAAATCAAGTTCCTACCCGAGGGGAGAATTTTAGCTGGCAAGGACGAAAAATCGGCGTTAGGGACAATTATTTTACTTTAAGTTTTAATCGACCGATTGACCGTTCCGACATAGAAACCAGCTTGGTGATCGATCCTCCCTTGCCGGGTAAAATTAGCTGGGCCGGAGATCGCTTGACCTATACCTTGACAGAATTGCCGATCTACGGCAAAAAATATCAAGTAAAGTTACCCATTGCCCAAGGTGAGGACTTTATCGGGGAATTTTACAGCCACGATCGAGCTTTTGCCTATATTGGAGTCAACCAAGAGGAAAGAGGCCGTTTAATCGTCTGTAATATCATTCAGGGGGCAAATAACGTCACAGAACTGAAAAAAACCATCCTTACCCCTGGGGATCTGGTGGTCACGGATTTTCAAATGTATCCGAGGGGGGAGAGAATTTTATTCTCGGCCTTCGATCGCTCCGACTTAGGACGAGATACCCCAAAACAGCAACTTTACACAATTACCACGGGTTTAAATCATGACGAAAATGGTCAAAATTTGCCCATTGGTCGTATAGAAAGGTTTTTAGATGCGAAAACCTATCAAAATCTTCGTTTTAATCTCTCAGATAACGGCAAAACCCTAATCGTGCAGAGAATTAATCATGGGAATCCGGGGGATGCCAGTTTATGGGTAATCAGCGATGATGGACAATCGCGACCGTTAGGAATGCAAGGGGATAATTTTTTACTATCTCCCGACGGTAAAAAAGCGGTTGTCAGTCAAACGGGAGGGGTAGCGGTGATTCCTTTGGATGTCCAAGCGGGAAAACCGCAATTTTTGCCTACCTACGAGAAAATCCTCGCTTTTTCCCGGGATGGTCGCCAGAAATTAATAGTGAAATCAGAACCGGATAATCAGCGATCGCTATTTTTGCTCAACGATCAGGGAGAGTCAAGACTACTATTAAGAACAGCTAATCCGATTATTAGCTGTGAATTTGAACCGCGACAGGAAAAAACCCTTTACTGTCTGAAAAGCGATCTGGTCATGGGCAGCGATGGCAAAGTGAAAGAAGAACCATTTTTAGGGATTATTGACCTAGAAACGGGTAAAATGACACCCCTGCTGGCCTTACCTAATTATCGGGACGTACAGATGAGTATGTCTCCTGATGGCGTGGCCTTATTATTTGATCAGTTAGTAACCATACCCTTTGGAGTCGGAAATGATTTAGTCACTGGGGAGGGATCGAGCATTGCCGATGGTCGTCTCTGGTTATTACCACTTCCTGATCAGTTCAGTCCCAATAGCACCCCGAAAATTCTACCTCAAGAACTCAACGCCGGTTTTAAACCCCGTTGGCTGCCCTAA
- the cobU gene encoding bifunctional adenosylcobinamide kinase/adenosylcobinamide-phosphate guanylyltransferase has translation MDEKIILVTGAARSGKSEWAEYLAKISQKPVIYIATSSVDEKDQEWCDRIERHRQRRSPQWQTQEIPRQLSETIDNSPFSHCLLIDSLGTWVANCLEMSAAEWLETSDRFLSSLKNAAVDVILVAEETGWGVVPAYPLGRLFRDRLGDLCRRIGTIADAVYLVTGGHALNLSQLGQSLSIIGQ, from the coding sequence GTGGATGAAAAAATTATCCTAGTTACAGGGGCTGCCCGTTCTGGGAAAAGTGAATGGGCCGAATATTTAGCCAAAATCAGCCAAAAACCCGTTATTTATATCGCCACCTCCTCGGTGGATGAAAAAGATCAAGAATGGTGCGATCGCATTGAAAGACACCGGCAGCGACGTTCCCCCCAATGGCAAACCCAAGAAATTCCCCGACAATTGAGCGAAACTATTGATAATAGCCCATTTTCTCACTGTTTATTGATCGATTCCCTCGGTACTTGGGTAGCCAATTGTTTAGAAATGTCGGCAGCCGAATGGTTAGAAACCAGCGATCGATTCTTGTCTTCCCTCAAAAACGCGGCGGTTGATGTTATTCTGGTAGCGGAAGAAACCGGTTGGGGTGTGGTTCCCGCTTATCCCCTCGGTCGTCTGTTTCGCGATCGTTTAGGCGATCTCTGTCGTAGAATTGGCACAATAGCAGACGCGGTTTATCTAGTTACCGGGGGCCATGCTCTTAATTTAAGTCAATTGGGTCAGTCTTTGTCGATAATTGGGCAATAG
- a CDS encoding phosphomannose isomerase type II C-terminal cupin domain: MDDLINAPSPSPQDIEMTRTPPWGTVTVLEEGPRYRINRIVIKPGHHMSTQMHYHRSEHWIVVSGTARVICDEKETLLKQKESTYVPMNTRHRLENPGSIPLVMIEVQNGEYLGDDDIHRFDDAE, from the coding sequence ATGGATGACTTAATTAATGCTCCCTCCCCTTCTCCCCAAGACATAGAAATGACGCGGACTCCCCCCTGGGGAACGGTGACGGTATTGGAGGAAGGTCCCCGGTATCGCATCAATCGCATTGTCATTAAACCCGGCCATCACATGAGTACCCAAATGCACTACCATCGCAGTGAACACTGGATTGTCGTCTCCGGTACAGCGCGGGTAATCTGTGATGAAAAAGAAACTCTCCTCAAACAAAAAGAATCTACATACGTTCCCATGAATACCCGTCATCGGTTGGAAAACCCCGGTTCTATTCCTCTGGTGATGATTGAGGTGCAAAATGGCGAATATTTAGGAGATGATGATATTCACCGTTTTGATGATGCAGAATAG